From Chaetodon trifascialis isolate fChaTrf1 chromosome 1, fChaTrf1.hap1, whole genome shotgun sequence, one genomic window encodes:
- the dut gene encoding deoxyuridine 5'-triphosphate nucleotidohydrolase, mitochondrial isoform X3, with translation MQVTDASAISPSKRPRTETKPAEERPVLRFAKLSEHATTPTRGSAKAAGYDLYSAYDYSIGPLDKAIVKTDIQIAVPHGCYGRVAPRSGLAAKNFIDVGAGVVDEDYRGNVGVVLFNFSKETFEVKKGDRVAQLVCEKICYPDLEEQKTLDETERGAGGFGSTGRN, from the exons ATGC AAGTCACAGATGCTTCAGCAATTTCTCCATCAAAGAGGCCaaggacagaaacaaagcctgcagaggagagacCCGTCCTCAGATTTGCTAAACTTTCTGAGCATGCCACGACACCGACCAGAGGCTCAGCTAAAGCAGCTGGTTATGACCTGTACAG TGCATATGATTACTCCATTGGTCCTCTGGATAAGGCCATCGTGAAGACAGACATCCAGATCGCTGTTCCACATGGCTGCTATGGCAGAGTGG CACCACGATCTGGACTTGCAGCAAAAAACTTCATTGATGTTGGCG CTGGAGTTGTGGATGAGGACTATAGAGGAAATGTGGGAGTTGTGCTCTTCAACTTCAGCAAGGAAACATTTGAAG TGAAAAAGGGCGACAGAGTTGCTCAGCTGGTGTGTGAGAAGATCTGCTACCCAGATCTGGAGGAGCAAAAG ACACTTGATGAGACGGAGCGTGGTGCTGGAGGTTTTGGATCTACTGGACGCAACTGA
- the dut gene encoding deoxyuridine 5'-triphosphate nucleotidohydrolase, mitochondrial isoform X2, with translation MPVLEVTDASAISPSKRPRTETKPAEERPVLRFAKLSEHATTPTRGSAKAAGYDLYSAYDYSIGPLDKAIVKTDIQIAVPHGCYGRVAPRSGLAAKNFIDVGAGVVDEDYRGNVGVVLFNFSKETFEVKKGDRVAQLVCEKICYPDLEEQKTLDETERGAGGFGSTGRN, from the exons ATGCCCGTCCTAGAAGTCACAGATGCTTCAGCAATTTCTCCATCAAAGAGGCCaaggacagaaacaaagcctgcagaggagagacCCGTCCTCAGATTTGCTAAACTTTCTGAGCATGCCACGACACCGACCAGAGGCTCAGCTAAAGCAGCTGGTTATGACCTGTACAG TGCATATGATTACTCCATTGGTCCTCTGGATAAGGCCATCGTGAAGACAGACATCCAGATCGCTGTTCCACATGGCTGCTATGGCAGAGTGG CACCACGATCTGGACTTGCAGCAAAAAACTTCATTGATGTTGGCG CTGGAGTTGTGGATGAGGACTATAGAGGAAATGTGGGAGTTGTGCTCTTCAACTTCAGCAAGGAAACATTTGAAG TGAAAAAGGGCGACAGAGTTGCTCAGCTGGTGTGTGAGAAGATCTGCTACCCAGATCTGGAGGAGCAAAAG ACACTTGATGAGACGGAGCGTGGTGCTGGAGGTTTTGGATCTACTGGACGCAACTGA
- the dut gene encoding deoxyuridine 5'-triphosphate nucleotidohydrolase, mitochondrial isoform X1, producing the protein MTRTLLRPRNLRLQISSVFSAAPRFLGKEFHIQTLTQNKEVTDASAISPSKRPRTETKPAEERPVLRFAKLSEHATTPTRGSAKAAGYDLYSAYDYSIGPLDKAIVKTDIQIAVPHGCYGRVAPRSGLAAKNFIDVGAGVVDEDYRGNVGVVLFNFSKETFEVKKGDRVAQLVCEKICYPDLEEQKTLDETERGAGGFGSTGRN; encoded by the exons ATGACACGAACGTTGCTAAGGCCACGGAACCTTCGGCTGCAAATCTCCTCGgttttttctgctgctccacGTTTCTTAGGAAAGGAATTTCACATTCAGACGCTCACTCAAAACAAAG AAGTCACAGATGCTTCAGCAATTTCTCCATCAAAGAGGCCaaggacagaaacaaagcctgcagaggagagacCCGTCCTCAGATTTGCTAAACTTTCTGAGCATGCCACGACACCGACCAGAGGCTCAGCTAAAGCAGCTGGTTATGACCTGTACAG TGCATATGATTACTCCATTGGTCCTCTGGATAAGGCCATCGTGAAGACAGACATCCAGATCGCTGTTCCACATGGCTGCTATGGCAGAGTGG CACCACGATCTGGACTTGCAGCAAAAAACTTCATTGATGTTGGCG CTGGAGTTGTGGATGAGGACTATAGAGGAAATGTGGGAGTTGTGCTCTTCAACTTCAGCAAGGAAACATTTGAAG TGAAAAAGGGCGACAGAGTTGCTCAGCTGGTGTGTGAGAAGATCTGCTACCCAGATCTGGAGGAGCAAAAG ACACTTGATGAGACGGAGCGTGGTGCTGGAGGTTTTGGATCTACTGGACGCAACTGA
- the slc12a1 gene encoding solute carrier family 12 member 1 has translation MERFKSNGREHVNPAYDSTLDEPPVYEETNRANGDHRMVRPSVISAFGHDTLDRLPHIDFYRNAGSMSGHRAVRPSLQELHDVFQKNGAIDVPDTVEDDNEGSEGSNETPSDDLESAVPNDPPKGGVKFGWIRGVLVRCMLNIWGVMLFIRLSWIFGHSGWGLGSVIIILSCVVTTITCLSMSAICTNGVVRGGGAYYLISRSLGPEFGGSIGLIFALANAVAVAMYVVGFAETVVDLLKEHASLMVDELNDIRIIGCITVVLLLAISVAGMEWEAKAQLVLLVILLAAIVNVFVGTFIPATAEKKAQGIFNYDSKIFLENFGPDFRSETFFTLFSIFFPAATGILAGANISGDLRDPQAAIPKGTLLAILITGVTYLAVAICVSATVVRDATGNLTDLVTPGVPCTGPAEAACELGYNFSSCAVESCKFGLMNNNQVMTLVSGFGHLITAGTFSATLSSALASLVSAPKVFQALCQDNIFKILHFFAKGYGKNNEPIRGYVLTFFISVAFILIGELNTIAPIISNFFLASYALINFSCFLASYAKSPGWRPAYKYYNMWLSLLGALLCCAVMFVINWWAALLTYAIEILLYIYVKFKKPDVNWGSSTQAMPFVSAVSNALSLSGVEDHVKNFRPQILVMTGPSRTRPALLDLAHSFTKNYGLCMNCEVFVGPKAEAVEEMKANMEKNQLWLNKTKRRVFYTPVASESFRDGAESLLQAAGLGRIKPNTLMMGFKTNWRTAGAEAVQSYVGILHDAFDFEYGTVVLRMDQGLDVSHFVEAEDEMLRAMKEQQELDNEMMSNGGKSKGLFRKSRKQSQQVLATRVSVSSPLPPQVTKMNERLREASAQFKKKQPKGTIDVWWLFDDGGLTLLLPYILTTRKKWKDCKLRIFIAGQPGRSELDKEEMKSLLHKFRINCSDINVIDDIHVPPGSDTLKDLEDMIKPFRLHESKDRAQAEAMRKEQPWKITDEELSTFEEKTNLQARLNELLRENSKSANLIIVSMPIARKASISDFLYMAWLDILTKDLPPTVLIRGNHKSVLTFYS, from the exons ATGGAGAGGTTCAAGTCAAACGGAAGGGAGCATGTTAACCCCGCTTATGATTCCACTCTGGATGAACCTCCGGTCTATGAGGAGACCAATCGCGCTAATGGGGACCACCGGATGGTCCGACCATCGGTGATCAGTGCCTTTGGTCATGACACTCTGGACCGACTGCCCCACATTGACTTCTATCGCAATGCAGGCAGCATGAGTGGTCACCGGGCTGTGCGTCCATCCCTGCAGGAGCTCCACGACGTATTTCAGAAG AATGGAGCGATCGATGTGCCAGACACCGTGGAGGACGATAACGAGGGGAGCGAGGGGAGCAATGAGACCCCCTCTGATGATCTGGAGTCTGCCGTTCCCAATGACCCCCCCAAAGGAGGAGTAAAGTTTGGCTGGATAAGAGGCGTCCTG GTGAGATGCATGCTCAACATCTGGGGTGTCATGTTGTTCATCCGTCTGTCCTGGATTTTTGGTCACTCGGGCTGGG GTCTGGGAAGTGTGATTATTATTCTCAGCTGTGTGGTCACCACCATCACTTGCCTTTCCATGTCTGCCATCTGTACTAATGGTGTGGTCAGAGGAG GAGGAGCATACTACTTGATATCTCGCAGTTTGGGACCAGAATTTGGCGGGTCAATTGGTCTCATTTTTGCCCTCGCCAACGCAGTGGCTGTGGCCATGTACGTGGTGGGATTTGCTGAGACCGTGGTCGATTTGCTCAAG GAGCACGCTTCCCTCATGGTGGATGAATTAAATGACATCAGGATCATTGGATGCATTACGGTGGTGTTGCTGTTGGCCATATCAGTTGCTGGAATGGAATGGGAAGCCAAG GCACAGCTAGTCCTGCTCGTTATCCTGCTGGCGGCCATAGTGAACGTATTTGTAGGAACATTCATTCCTGCAACCGCTGAAAAGAAAGCCCAAGGCATCTTCAATTATGACT CGAAAATCTTCTTGGAGAATTTTGGTCCAGATTTTCGAAGTGAAACGTTCTTTACACTGTTTTCAATCTTTTTCCCCGCTGCAACCGGGATCCTGGCTGGAGCAAACATCTCTGGCGACTTGCGG GATCCCCAGGCAGCCATACCTAAAGGTACCTTGCTGGCCATCCTGATAACTGGTGTCACTTACCTGGCTGTGGCTATCTGTGTCT CTGCTACTGTTGTCCGTGATGCCACCGGAAACTTAACTGACCTCGTTACTCCTGGAGTACCGTGCACTGGTCCAGCAGAAGCTGCTTGTGAGCTCGGCTACAATTTCTCTTCCTGCGCAGTAGAATCATGCAAATTTGGCTTGATGAACAACAATCAG GTCATGACCTTGGTGTCTGGGTTTGGTCACCTCATCACTGCTGGAACCTTCTCAGCCACGCTTTCTTCAGCTCTGGCTTCCCTCGTCAGTGCACCCAAAGTCTTCCAG GCACTGTGCCAAGACAACATCTTCAAGATCCTGCACTTCTTTGCCAAAGGATATGGCAAGAACAACGAGCCAATCCGTGGCTACGTcctcacatttttcatttctgtggcCTTCATTCTCATTG GTGAACTCAACACCATCGCTCCTATCATCTCAAACTTCTTCCTGGCATCTTACGCTCTCATCAATTTCTCCTGCTTCCTTGCCTCCTATGCCAAGTCTCCAG GTTGGAGACCAGCATATAAATACTACAACATGTGGCTATCCCTGTTGGGCGCattgctctgctgtgctgtcatgtttgtcaTCAACTGGTGGGCTGCCCTACTCACATACGCCATTGAAATCCTCCTCTACATATATGTCAAATTCAAGAAGCCAG ATGTGAACTGGGGTTCATCCACGCAGGCAATGCCATTTGTGAGTGCAGTCAGCAacgctctgtctctgtctggtgTCGAGGATCACGTCAAGAACTTCAG GCCTCAGATCTTAGTAATGACAGGTCCTTCACGGACCAGACCAGCTCTCCTAGACCTAGCTCACTCCTTCACTAAGAACTATGGACTCTGTATGAACTGTGAAGTCTTTGTG GGCCCGAAAGCAGAGGcagtggaggagatgaaggcaAACATGGAGAAGAACCAGCTGTGGCTCAACAAGACAAAGCGCAGGGTCTTTTACACTCCTGTGGCCAGTGAGAGCTTCAGGGATGGAGCTGAGAgcctgctgcag GCCGCTGGTCTGGGCCGTATAAAGCCTAACACATTAATGATGGGCTTCAAGACAAACTGGAGGACTGCAGGCGCAGAGGCAGTGCAGAGTTATGTGGGAATACTGCA TGATGCCTTTGACTTTGAGTATGGGACAGTGGTACTGAGGATGGACCAGGGACTTGATGTGTCCCACTTTGTTGAGGCAGAAG ATGAGATGCTAAGGGCAATGAAGGAGCAACAGGAGCTGGACAATGAGATGATGTCGAACGGAGGGAAATCAAAAGGACTATTCAGGAAGTCCAGGAAGCAGTCTCAGCAAGTGCTCGCAACAAgag tgtCAGTGAGCAGCCCTCTGCCCCCGCAGGTTACCAAGATGAATGAGAGGCTGAGGGAGGCCAGTGCTCAATTCAAGAAGAAACAGCCCAAAGGCACcattgatgtgtggtggctgtTTGACGATGGAG GTCTTACCCTGCTGCTCCCCTACATCCTCACTACCAGGAAGAAGTGGAAGGACTGTAAATTAAGGATCTTCATCGCAGGGCAGCCTGGACGCAGTGAGCTGGATAAAGAgga GATGAAGTCTCTGTTGCACAAATTCAGAATCAACTGCAGTGACATCAATGTCATTGATGACATCCATGTCCCGCCGGGCTCTGACAc CTTGAAGGATTTGGAGGACATGATTAAGCCTTTCCGTCTGCACGAGTCTAAAGACAGGGCTCAGGCCGAAGCCATGCGGAAAGAGCAGCCCTGGAAAATCACTGACGAAGAGCTGAGCACCTTCGAGGAGAAG aCGAACCTCCAGGCGCGACTGAATGAGTTGCTTCGGGAAAACTCCAAATCGGCCAATCTGATCATTGT GAGCATGCCCATCGCTCGTAAGGCATCCATCTCTGACTTCCTCTACATGGCCTGGCTTGACATTCTGACAAAGGACCTTCCACCCACTGTGCTCATCAGAGGCAACCACAAGAGTGTGCTTACTTTCTACTCCTGA